In the Breoghania sp. genome, CCGGATCTCGGTGCTGGTCTATGGGCAGATCATCGCCAGCGGCACGGTGGACGCGGTGCGCAACGATCCGCTCGTGCGCGCCGCCTATCTGGGGGATGCGGACGCATGAGCGCGCTTCTGGAAGTTCGCGAATTGACGGCCTCCTACGGCTCCTCGCAGGCGTTGTTCGGTGTCGACCTGAGTGTCGGGGCGGGCGAGGTCGTGGCGCTGATGGGGCGCAACGGCATGGGCAAGACCACCACCGTGCGCTGCATCTGCCGGATGATGACCTCCAGCCGCGGCGCGATCACCTTTGCGGGCAAAAGCCTCAACGATCTGCCGTCACACAAGGCCGCCCGGCTCGGCATCGGGCTGGTGCCGGAGGGACGACGCTGCTTTGCGCCCTTGAGCGTGGAGGAAAATCTCGTCTGCGCGGCGCGTCCCGGCGCGTGGACACTGGAGGCGGTGGGGGCGCTCTTCCCGCGGCTTTCAGAACGCCGGAACCAGGCGGCGCGCACCTTGTCAGGCGGAGAGCAGCAGATGCTCGCCATCGCACGCGCGTTGATGACCAACCCGAAGCTCCTGATCCTCGATGAGGCCACCGAAGGTCTCGCCCCGGTGATCCGTCAGGAAATCTGGCGCGCCATCGGCGAACTGAAACAATCCGGTCTGGCGATCCTCATCATCGACAAGTCGCTCAAGGACCTGAAGGCGCTGTGCGACCGCTTTGTCATTCTGGAGCGCGGCAAGAGCGAATGGACCGGAGGGGCTGGGGCCCTCAGCGAGGAAATCTGTGATCGCTATCTTGGTGTTTAACACGTTCAATTTCTCTACTGTATAAAGTGCCTAAGTAATCGTTCTTTAGTGTTTCTATATCGATTAAATCTGTGGACGATATTTATTTATTAATTTATGTTAACCATATAATTCATTGAGCGTGACGAAAACGTCTCTGCTTACTTGGTTAGAATTGTCGATATTCTCGCAATCAGCAGGAAACAGGCGAATGACGTGTGTTCTCGTTGTCGATGACGATGAACTGATCCGGTCTGCCCTGAGAGCAATTCTGGAGCGCAAGGGGTTCGACGTCTGCGAGGCGAAGGATGGCGTGGAAGGTTTGGCGCAGATCCGTCATCGCATGATCGATCTCATCTTCGTGGACATTTTCATGCCCACCATGGATGGGTTCGAGTTCATCCGCGCCCTGCGCAAGACGCATGGCACCGTGCCGGTGGCCGTGATGTCGGGGATGTCCCTCTGCATGCCTTTTCTGAACGGCAACAACCAGCCCCCTGATTACCTGCGCATGGCGCGGGCGCTCGGCGCGGTTCACACGCTGAAAAAGCCGTTTTCGCAAGACGAGCTTTGGGACGTGGTGGATGCCTGTCTTTCCCCGAATGAAGGTGAATGTCTCGGCCCTTTCGCCGGCATGATCCCTGAACTCGGCGTCTGCGGCGCCTGCTCCTGAGGTGTGGGTGAGAGCGGGGCAACTGCGACCGCATGGATAAGCGGCGGGTTTGGGCTGGTGACAGGTGGGACGAAGGAATGCGGGGTGCATGAAGCGAAGGTCATGGGGCAGGATCAATCCACTGTCGAGTGCGCCAATTCCGCTCGCGGGGACCTGATCGCCCCCGTTGAGGCGGTCGGTTGCGAAGACGCGGTTCGACAGGCGGTGGAGCTTCTGGCGCGCGGCGTGGCGCATGACGTCAACAATGCCCTTCTCGCCATCCAGCTCTTTGCGGATGCGATCGCTCGGCGGGTGAAAGAGGAGGATGCGCAGCGGGAATGCGGCGAGATCCTCAGCGCCGTGCGGCGGCTCAATGGCATCACGCAGGCCTTGCAGGCGGTGGCCGGCTATGTGCCTGCCTCTGCGACAGGGTTCGAAGCGGCGGACCTGGTGGCGGACCTTCGCCCGGCGCTTGAGGCGGCACTGGGCCCGAAAGTTGCGTTGACGCTCGTCGGTGGGCGGGCGGCGGGCCAGGTTGCGGGCGGGCGCGATCAGATCGAAGAGGCTCTGCTGGGGCTGTGCCGCGAGGCCAGGGCGCGCATGACGGCGGGCGGGACAATGACCATCGCGAGCGAGGCTGTCACGGTGGTGGATGGCGGACCGGTGCCGCCCGCCGATTATGTCGTGATCACGATGTGCGACGACGGCCCGGAGTTGCCGGGAGGGGAGGTCGGCCGGCTTTTCGATCCCTACTATGCGGCCAAGCGGTTTCAGGCGGGCAACGGGCTTGCCCTTGCCGTCTGCCGGGCATTGGTGGAGGCCGTCCGTGGTCATATTCTGGCGCGCGGCGGTGCGCGCGGAGGCGGCCTGCAAATCGCGCTTTATCTCCCCAGGCAGCAGGGTGTCTGGACACAGCTTGAGCCCGGCGCGCAGGACACGGTCGCAGGCACATGAGGTTCCGCGCCTGCCTCGGCCCCGAGCCTCAGGCGGGGGCCTTGCTGCCAGAGGCGCAGGCACGGATTGTCCAATCGCGCACGGCCTGCCTTTCGCGCGGCAGCGCGATGCCCAGCCCGCCGTGGAATTCCTCCCACGCGCCCAGATAGTCGGACCGCACGGCCGTCAGCACCGGCACCCCGTCGAGCACGGCGCGCTCGAAAACCGGACGCAGGCCGTAGCCTTCCGATTCCGCGCGTCCAAAGCGGTTGATCAGCAGGAGATCGGCGCCCGCTTCCAGTTCGCCCTCGATGCGTCCGGCGACCTCGGTGATCGCATGGGGGTTCAACCGGCAGCCCTGCGATTGCGAGCCGCGATCTTCCAGAATGCGGATTTCCCAGCCGTCACGCAGGCTTTTCAGCGCCATTTCCCGCACATTGCAGCCATCGCGGTTGCCGCCGGTCTGCACGACGCCGGAAAGCCGCAAGGCCGTATGTTCCGCCGCGATCTCGCTGAGGATCGTGTCCACATCCTCTCCCGGCTCAAAGACGATGGCTGCAAGCAGGCAGGAGAGATCGGCGGGTTCGCAGTGGTCGTTCGGGCGGGAATGGTCAGACATGGGCGCGCCGTTTTGCTGGTTCTTGTGTGCCGGGCCCGTCGCGACAACTGCGCGCGGGCGCAAGGGTCATTCCATCACGATGCGTTCGCGGTGGGTGTAGACGTCGAATGCATCGTTGCGGGTCGTTGCGACAATCGTGATGCCGGCCGTATCGGCGACGCGGATTGCGAGCGCGGTGGGGGCGGAGACGGCGGCGATGACGGGGGCCCCCAGTACGGCGGCCTTCTGCACCATCTCGACGGAAATCCGGCTGGTGAGCAGCAGCAGGCCGGGGCCTGTCGGGCCGTGATTGCGTGCAAGGGCGCCGGTGAGCTTGTCGAGGGCGTTGTGGCGTCCGACATCCTCGCGCACGGCGACGAGCCCGTTATCTTCCGTCCACCATGCCGCGGCATGCACCGCGCTTGTCACGGCGTGGAGCGTCTGGGAGGCGAACATGTCCGCCTGCGCTTTCAGGATGGTGCTTGCGCAGAAGCGGGCATCGCTGACCACCTGTTTCGGCGCAGGCACGGCCTCCATCAGGCTCTCGATCCCGCAAAGCCCGCAGCCGGTGGGGCCGACGATGCGGCGGCGGCGGTCGCGGAACGTGTCGGCGGTCTTGCTGTCGAGCCAGATGCGCAGGTCGACGCCTTCCTCGAAGGCGGCAATGCCAATGGAGCGGATCTGGTCCGCGGTCTGGATCTGTCCCTCGGTCAGACTGAAGCCGATGGCATAGTCTTCCAGATCGGTCGGGGTCGCCATCATGACGGCATGGGTGGTGCCGTTATAGGTGATGGCAACGGCCGTTTCCTCCGGCACGGCACGCGCACCCGAGGGCGGCGTTTCCCGGTTCCAGCTCACCGTGGGAAATTCGCTGGCGGGAGCCGGCAATCGCTGCCATTCCAGCGCGCAATCTGTGTCTGCATTGCTCATGGTTGGACCACTATAACGTCATGTCGCGGACGGCTTCGAACAAAAAATCGGAACCGGAGCGATGCCTATCCGTTTGCAGGGAGTGTAGGGTTGAGGCAACGAGCCGCAACGTAAGGGAAACCGGAATGTCCGGCCCTGGTTCCGGAACGTTGCACGGGTGAGGATATCGTCACAAATCGATGAACGGGGGAGGCGCATGATGGGCGGAGCAAGCGCGTGAGTGGCTTTGGAGGCCAGTCGGACATACACGATGTGGTGATCGTGGGAGGCGGGCCCGTCGGGCTGTCGCTGGCGCTCGGGCTTGGGCGTGCGGGACTGGATGTGCTCGTGCTGGAGTGCGAGGACGGGCCGGGCACACATCCGGGCGAGGCCCTGCTGTGGCCGGGCGCCCAGGAGGTTCTGGACAGGCTCGGCGTTCTTGAGCGTGCGCGAGAGAGGGGCATTTCCCTGTCTCGCCCCAACGTTTTTGACGCCGATCGCAACCGCGCGCTCCTGTCCTTCCCGATCTGTGAGCTTTCGCGCGAGACGTCGTGCCCGCACATGCTGTTTCTGCCGCAATCGGAAACGGTACGGCTGCTTTACGAGGAGATCCGCAATACGGTCGGAGTGGAGGTGCAATATGGCACCCGCGTCACCGGCTTCGTTCAGGATTCCTTCGGGGTGGATGTGGTCTATCGCCGTTTCGGACATGAAGAGCGCGTGCGCGCGAAATTCGTGGCCGGGTGTGATGGGGCAGAAAGCACCGTTCGCGACCATCTGGGCGGCAAACTGGTGGGCAGCATACGGGCGATGAAATTGCAGATCATCGATGTTCGTGTGCCTGGATGCGATGAGCTCGCCTTTCCCCGCTTCACGGGGACGCCACGCCCGACGCTGGCCGTACGGCTGGGCGAGGGACTGTGGCGGCTGGTCTTTCCCAGTTTTGCCGAGACAGAGCCGAAACTCACCACCTGGGCGGCACAGGCGAGCAAGACCTTGTTCGGCAGATTGCCGGAAGCGACCGTTTGGAGCGGGAGGTTCCGGTTGGAACGGCGGATTTCCAGCCACTGGTTCAAGGGCCGGATCGTGCTGGCAGGCGACGCGGCGCATGTGAACAGTCCCGTCAGTGGCGAGGGGCTGAATTGCGGCATCGAAGATGCGGCATTGCTGACGCTGGCGCTGGAACGGGCGGTCGCGGTCGATCATCCCCAGCCACTGGCGGAATATGTGGCCAGTCGCCGCCGCATGGTGGAGCGGGCATCCATTCCTTTCGCCGACATGGCGATGCGGCTCGTTTTTGGCGGTGGGCCCGCGCGCGTGCGCGGCGGGTTCGCCATCCTGCGGGGGCTGTTTTTCATTCGCCCATTGCGCCGCCTCATCATGCGCCGCATGGCGCTGATGGATTACCGCTAACCTGCCTTCGCTTGCCTGCCGATTACAGGTGCTGTTCCTCGAAGTCGGCGCAGGAATAGTTCAATAGCGCCAATCCTTCGCCCAGATAGTCGGCCAGAAGCGTTGTGCCGCACAGATATTCGGCCGTGTGCTCATTGTGGGCGTCGGATGCTTCCTGGCGCACACTTTCCCAATCCTGGGCCGTGTAGTCGCCGCGTCCAAGCCACATGAGGGCGACCAGATCGATCTGGGCATCCTCGGACAGCGAATTGATGAAGGCGGAGATTTCTTCAAGGACAGGGTCATCCTCGTCCTCGTCGAGCACACCGATCTGATGATCGTCGGTGGGGTTCGAGCCGTCGTCGGGATCGTCCTTTTCCACCTTTACGTCGAGTTCGCGCGCCTTGATGGCAATGAAACAGGCCGCGTCCAGCGCGATGGTCAGTTCAGGCCTGTCGTCTTCTGTCTGCAAAGAGCGTCGGGTCATCGCTTGGCTACCTCCGTGATCGCGTCTCGGGGCACTGCTTCGCGGGTGCGGTGGATCAAATGGCCGGACCCGCCATTCCATATGTAGGTATTGTGCGCTGATTATCGAAGGAATGCCGCAATTATCTGAGGAATGCCCGGAAGCGGTTGAGTGCGATCGCGAAGAAGACCACGCCGATCACGAGCAGCGCCACAAGCTGAGGCCAGACGACGGCCAATCCGGCGCCGCGGAACAGGATCGACTGCGCCAGGATCACGAAATGGGTATTGGGTGCGGCCATCATGATCCACTGGATCGCCTCCGGCATGCTCTCGCGTGGGGTCATGGCACCTGACAGGATCTGAAGCGGCAGCAGAACCAGCACCATGAGCATGCCGAATTGCGGCATGGAGCCCGCAATGGTGGCGAGAAAGATGCCAAGCGCGGTGGTTGCGAAAACCTCCAGCGCGGTTCCCAGCAGGAAAAGCCCAAGGGAGCCTTCGGTGGGGACCTGAAGCAGCATGTTGACCACCACGGTCAGCGAAAAGCCCGTCGCGATCAGGACCACGACACCCATGGACCAGACCTTGGAGAGCATGATCTCCACCGGTTTGACCGGCATGACGAGCAGGTGCTCCACCGTGCCGTGCTCGCGTTCGCGGATGAGGGCGGCGCCGGTCAGGATGATGGCGAGCATGGTCACGCTCTCGATGATCGACATGACCGCGCCGAACCAGCCGGGGCTGAGCTCGGGGTTGAAACGGGCGCGGAAGGCAAGCGAGACCGGCAGGTCTTCATCGGAACGGTGATGGGCGAGGAATTCGTTGATCTCGCTGGTGATGATGGACTGGATGTAGCCTGCGCCCGTAAAGGCCTGCGACATGCGGGTCGCGTCCACATTGAGCTGGAGGGCGGGCTGCTTTCCGGCCAGAAGATCACGCTGGAAATGGGGTGGGATATCGAGGGCGAAGGTGTCGAGCCCGGCATCCATCCGGGCATCCATTTCCGACTGGGTGATCAGTTGGGGCTTGAGGAAATAGGGGGGGTAGAAGGCCGAAGTCATGCGGGCGGAGACGGGGGAGCGATCCTCGTCGACAATGGCGACGGCCGCCTTGGCCAACGTTTCCGGCATGGCCTTGGAGTGGGTATAGACCGACAGCGTGAAGGCGTAGACGATCAGGATCAGCAGGGCGGGATCGCGCAACAGGCCGCGCAACTCCTTCACGCCGAGGTTCCAGGTGTTCTTGAAACCCATGACTTACCTCGCCTGCTTCTTGAGAAGGAGCGTCCCGACGCCGACCAGCACCGGAACGGCAAGGATCAGCGGCCCGAACGATCCCGCCAGATCCGCAAAGGACAGCCCCTTGGAGAAGGTGCCGCGCGCGATCATCACGAAATAGGTCGTGGGATAGATCTCGCCGATGAAGCGACCCATGCCTTGCAGCGAGGAGACCGGATCGGTGATGCCGGAATATTGCGTGGCGGGGATGAGGGTCAAAAGCACGGTGGCGAAAAGCGCCGCGATCTGGCTGTTCAGAAAGGCAGAGATGACGAGCCCCATGGCCGTGGCGCTCATGACATAGAGAATGCCGCCGACAAGGAAGGCCAGGAACGAGCCCGTGAAGGGCACGCGAAAGATCACGATGGCGGCAAAGAGCAGGAGCACGAAATTGCCCATGCCGAGCAGGATGTAGGGAAGCTGCTTGCCGAGCAGGAATTCCAATCGGCTGACCGGGGTCACATAGAGGTTGACGATGGAGCCCAGTTCCTTTTCGCGCACCACCGAAAGCGCGGTCAGGATTGCGGGAATGAGCATCAGCAGCATCGGGATGACGGCGGGCACCATCGCGACCAGGCTTTCCACATTGGGGTTGTAGCGGTAGC is a window encoding:
- a CDS encoding ABC transporter ATP-binding protein translates to MSALLEVRELTASYGSSQALFGVDLSVGAGEVVALMGRNGMGKTTTVRCICRMMTSSRGAITFAGKSLNDLPSHKAARLGIGLVPEGRRCFAPLSVEENLVCAARPGAWTLEAVGALFPRLSERRNQAARTLSGGEQQMLAIARALMTNPKLLILDEATEGLAPVIRQEIWRAIGELKQSGLAILIIDKSLKDLKALCDRFVILERGKSEWTGGAGALSEEICDRYLGV
- a CDS encoding response regulator, producing the protein MTCVLVVDDDELIRSALRAILERKGFDVCEAKDGVEGLAQIRHRMIDLIFVDIFMPTMDGFEFIRALRKTHGTVPVAVMSGMSLCMPFLNGNNQPPDYLRMARALGAVHTLKKPFSQDELWDVVDACLSPNEGECLGPFAGMIPELGVCGACS
- a CDS encoding ATP-binding protein is translated as MHEAKVMGQDQSTVECANSARGDLIAPVEAVGCEDAVRQAVELLARGVAHDVNNALLAIQLFADAIARRVKEEDAQRECGEILSAVRRLNGITQALQAVAGYVPASATGFEAADLVADLRPALEAALGPKVALTLVGGRAAGQVAGGRDQIEEALLGLCREARARMTAGGTMTIASEAVTVVDGGPVPPADYVVITMCDDGPELPGGEVGRLFDPYYAAKRFQAGNGLALAVCRALVEAVRGHILARGGARGGGLQIALYLPRQQGVWTQLEPGAQDTVAGT
- a CDS encoding DUF2478 domain-containing protein, which translates into the protein MSDHSRPNDHCEPADLSCLLAAIVFEPGEDVDTILSEIAAEHTALRLSGVVQTGGNRDGCNVREMALKSLRDGWEIRILEDRGSQSQGCRLNPHAITEVAGRIEGELEAGADLLLINRFGRAESEGYGLRPVFERAVLDGVPVLTAVRSDYLGAWEEFHGGLGIALPRERQAVRDWTIRACASGSKAPA
- the fdhD gene encoding formate dehydrogenase accessory sulfurtransferase FdhD; this encodes MSNADTDCALEWQRLPAPASEFPTVSWNRETPPSGARAVPEETAVAITYNGTTHAVMMATPTDLEDYAIGFSLTEGQIQTADQIRSIGIAAFEEGVDLRIWLDSKTADTFRDRRRRIVGPTGCGLCGIESLMEAVPAPKQVVSDARFCASTILKAQADMFASQTLHAVTSAVHAAAWWTEDNGLVAVREDVGRHNALDKLTGALARNHGPTGPGLLLLTSRISVEMVQKAAVLGAPVIAAVSAPTALAIRVADTAGITIVATTRNDAFDVYTHRERIVME
- a CDS encoding NAD(P)/FAD-dependent oxidoreductase encodes the protein MSGFGGQSDIHDVVIVGGGPVGLSLALGLGRAGLDVLVLECEDGPGTHPGEALLWPGAQEVLDRLGVLERARERGISLSRPNVFDADRNRALLSFPICELSRETSCPHMLFLPQSETVRLLYEEIRNTVGVEVQYGTRVTGFVQDSFGVDVVYRRFGHEERVRAKFVAGCDGAESTVRDHLGGKLVGSIRAMKLQIIDVRVPGCDELAFPRFTGTPRPTLAVRLGEGLWRLVFPSFAETEPKLTTWAAQASKTLFGRLPEATVWSGRFRLERRISSHWFKGRIVLAGDAAHVNSPVSGEGLNCGIEDAALLTLALERAVAVDHPQPLAEYVASRRRMVERASIPFADMAMRLVFGGGPARVRGGFAILRGLFFIRPLRRLIMRRMALMDYR
- a CDS encoding DUF3775 domain-containing protein, which gives rise to MTRRSLQTEDDRPELTIALDAACFIAIKARELDVKVEKDDPDDGSNPTDDHQIGVLDEDEDDPVLEEISAFINSLSEDAQIDLVALMWLGRGDYTAQDWESVRQEASDAHNEHTAEYLCGTTLLADYLGEGLALLNYSCADFEEQHL
- a CDS encoding ABC transporter permease, translated to MGFKNTWNLGVKELRGLLRDPALLILIVYAFTLSVYTHSKAMPETLAKAAVAIVDEDRSPVSARMTSAFYPPYFLKPQLITQSEMDARMDAGLDTFALDIPPHFQRDLLAGKQPALQLNVDATRMSQAFTGAGYIQSIITSEINEFLAHHRSDEDLPVSLAFRARFNPELSPGWFGAVMSIIESVTMLAIILTGAALIREREHGTVEHLLVMPVKPVEIMLSKVWSMGVVVLIATGFSLTVVVNMLLQVPTEGSLGLFLLGTALEVFATTALGIFLATIAGSMPQFGMLMVLVLLPLQILSGAMTPRESMPEAIQWIMMAAPNTHFVILAQSILFRGAGLAVVWPQLVALLVIGVVFFAIALNRFRAFLR